A window of Leclercia adecarboxylata contains these coding sequences:
- the glpG gene encoding rhomboid family intramembrane serine protease GlpG: MLLITSFNNPRVAQAFVDYMATQGVILTIQQHTQTDVWLADESQASRVNAELARFLENPGDARYLAASWQSGHTGSGLRYQRFPFLATVRERAGPFTLGLMAACILVFIMMSVAGDQQVMLMLSWPYDASVEFEFWRYFTHALMHFSFLHILFNLLWWWYLGGAVEKRLGSGKLIVLTLISALLSGFIQHKFGGPWFGGLSGVVYALMGYVWLRGERDPESGIYLQRGLMTFALIWIIAGWFDLFGMAIANGAHVAGLAVGLAMAFADTLNARKRT; encoded by the coding sequence ATGCTACTGATTACCTCTTTTAACAACCCGCGCGTGGCCCAGGCGTTTGTCGACTATATGGCGACGCAGGGGGTCATCCTCACTATTCAACAACATACGCAAACCGACGTCTGGCTGGCGGATGAGAGCCAGGCCAGCCGGGTTAACGCTGAACTGGCGCGTTTTCTGGAAAACCCCGGCGATGCGCGCTATCTGGCGGCAAGCTGGCAGTCCGGCCATACCGGCAGCGGCCTGCGCTACCAGCGCTTTCCTTTTCTTGCCACCGTGCGCGAACGCGCGGGGCCGTTCACCCTGGGGTTAATGGCGGCCTGTATCCTGGTCTTCATTATGATGAGCGTGGCGGGGGATCAGCAGGTGATGCTGATGCTGTCCTGGCCGTATGACGCCTCGGTGGAGTTCGAATTCTGGCGCTACTTTACCCACGCGCTGATGCACTTCTCGTTCCTGCATATTCTCTTTAACCTGCTGTGGTGGTGGTATCTCGGCGGGGCGGTGGAGAAGCGGCTCGGCAGCGGCAAGCTTATCGTGCTCACCCTTATCAGCGCGCTGCTCAGCGGCTTTATCCAGCATAAGTTTGGCGGTCCGTGGTTCGGTGGGCTTTCCGGCGTGGTTTACGCGCTGATGGGTTACGTCTGGCTGCGCGGCGAGCGCGATCCCGAGAGCGGTATCTACCTGCAGCGCGGGTTGATGACCTTTGCGTTAATCTGGATTATTGCCGGATGGTTCGATCTGTTTGGAATGGCGATTGCCAACGGCGCCCACGTGGCCGGGCTGGCGGTCGGGCTGGCGATGGCGTTTGCCGATACGCTAAATGCGCGAAAACGAACATAA
- a CDS encoding DeoR/GlpR family transcriptional regulator: protein MKQTQRHDAIIDLVKKQGYVSTEELVEQFAVSPQTIRRDLNDLADQNRILRHHGGAALPSSSVNTSWHDRKATQTSEKERIARKVASQIPNGATLFIDIGTTPEAVAHALLGHENLRIVTNNLNVATTLMQKEDFRIILAGGELRSRDGGIIGEATLDFISQFRLDFGILGISGIDTDGSLLEFDYHEVRTKRAIIENSRHVMLVVDHSKFGRNAMVNMGSISMVNAVYTDVMPPAGVLQVIKDNNVQLELC, encoded by the coding sequence ATGAAACAAACACAACGTCACGACGCCATTATCGATCTGGTGAAAAAGCAGGGATACGTCAGTACCGAAGAGCTGGTGGAGCAGTTTGCCGTTAGCCCGCAGACCATCCGCCGCGACCTTAACGACCTGGCCGATCAGAACCGCATTCTGCGCCACCACGGCGGCGCGGCGCTGCCGTCCAGTTCAGTAAACACCTCCTGGCACGACCGCAAAGCGACGCAGACCTCCGAGAAGGAGCGCATCGCCCGTAAAGTGGCGAGCCAGATCCCCAACGGCGCGACGCTGTTTATCGACATCGGCACCACGCCGGAAGCGGTGGCCCATGCTCTGCTCGGCCATGAAAACCTGCGCATCGTGACCAACAACCTGAACGTGGCCACCACCCTGATGCAGAAAGAGGATTTTCGCATCATTCTGGCAGGCGGTGAGCTGCGCAGCCGTGACGGCGGCATTATCGGTGAGGCGACCCTCGACTTCATCTCCCAGTTCCGCCTCGACTTTGGCATTCTGGGGATCAGCGGCATCGATACGGACGGCTCGCTGCTGGAGTTTGACTACCACGAAGTGCGCACCAAGCGGGCCATCATTGAGAACTCGCGCCACGTCATGCTGGTGGTGGATCACTCCAAGTTTGGCCGTAACGCGATGGTGAATATGGGCAGCATCAGCATGGTGAATGCGGTCTATACGGACGTGATGCCGCCGGCGGGAGTGTTGCAGGTAATTAAAGACAATAATGTGCAGTTAGAACTGTGCTGA
- the malT gene encoding HTH-type transcriptional regulator MalT: MLIPSKLSRPVRLDHTVVRERLLAKLSGANNFRLALVTSPAGYGKTTLISQWASGKTDLGWYSLDEGDNQQERFASYLIAAVQQATNGHCVTSESMVQKRQYASLSSLFSQLFIELAEWHRPLYLVIDDYHLITNPVIHESMRFFLRHQPENLTLVILSRNLPQLGIANLRVRDQLLEVGSQQLSFTHQEAKQFFDCRLKSPIEVAESSRLCDDVAGWATALQLIALSARHNNSSTQQSARRLSGINASHLSDYLVDEVLDSVDQSTRQFLLKSSLLRSMNDALIVRVTGEDNGQMRLEEIERQGLFLQRMDDSGEWFSYHPLFGSFLRQRCQWELATELPEIHRAAAESWMAQGFPSEAIHHALAAGDAHMLRDILLNHAWSLFNHSELALLEESLRALPWESLLENPRLVLLQAWLMQSQHRYSEVNTLLARAEQEMKGEMDAALHGEFNALRAQVAINDGDQEEAERLAMVALEELPLANFYSRIVATSVHGEVLHCKGDLTRSLSLMQQTEQMARRHDVWHYALWSLIQQSEILFAQGFLQAAWETQEKAFNLIRDQHLEQLPMHEFLLRIRAQLLWAWARLDEAESTARMGVNVLSTYQPQQQLQCLGLLVQCSLARGDLDNARNHLNRLENLLGNGQYHSDWVSNADKVRVIYWQMTGDKKSAANWLRQTPKPAFANNHFLQSQWRNIARAQILLGEFEPAEMVLEELNENARSLRLMSDLNRNLLLQNQLYWQAGRKNDAQRVLLEALQLANRTGFISHFVIEGETMAQQLRQLIQLNTLPELDQHRAQRILREINQHHRHKFAHFDETFVERLLTHPEVPELIRTSPLTQREWQVLGLIYSGYSNEQIAGELAVAATTIKTHIRNLYQKLGVAHRQDAVQHAQQLLKMMGYGV, translated from the coding sequence ATGTTGATTCCGTCCAAATTAAGTCGCCCGGTTCGTCTTGACCATACTGTGGTCCGCGAACGCTTGCTGGCGAAACTTTCCGGCGCGAACAATTTCCGACTGGCGCTGGTAACGAGCCCTGCCGGGTACGGCAAAACAACGCTCATTTCGCAGTGGGCATCCGGCAAAACCGATCTCGGCTGGTACTCCCTGGATGAGGGCGACAACCAGCAGGAGCGTTTTGCCAGCTATTTGATCGCTGCCGTTCAGCAGGCGACCAACGGACACTGCGTGACCAGCGAAAGCATGGTGCAAAAGCGGCAGTACGCCAGCCTCTCCTCGCTGTTCTCGCAGCTGTTTATCGAGCTGGCCGAATGGCATCGCCCGCTCTATCTGGTCATTGACGATTACCACCTGATCACCAACCCGGTTATTCATGAGTCGATGCGCTTCTTCCTGCGCCATCAGCCAGAGAACCTGACCCTGGTGATCCTGTCGCGCAATCTGCCGCAGCTGGGCATCGCCAACCTGCGCGTGCGCGACCAGCTGCTGGAAGTGGGCAGCCAGCAGCTCTCCTTCACCCATCAGGAAGCGAAGCAGTTCTTCGACTGCCGACTGAAATCCCCTATCGAGGTGGCTGAGAGCAGCCGCCTGTGCGACGACGTGGCAGGCTGGGCGACCGCCCTGCAGCTGATTGCCCTTTCCGCACGGCATAACAACAGCTCGACGCAGCAGTCCGCCCGCCGTCTGTCGGGGATCAATGCCAGCCATCTCTCCGATTATCTGGTGGATGAAGTGCTCGACAGCGTCGATCAATCCACCCGCCAGTTCCTGCTGAAAAGCTCCCTGCTGCGCTCGATGAACGATGCGCTGATTGTGCGCGTCACCGGCGAAGACAACGGCCAGATGCGCCTGGAAGAGATTGAACGTCAGGGGTTGTTCCTGCAGCGTATGGACGACTCCGGGGAATGGTTCAGCTATCACCCGCTGTTCGGCAGCTTCCTGCGCCAGCGCTGCCAGTGGGAGCTGGCGACCGAGCTGCCGGAAATCCACCGCGCCGCCGCCGAGAGCTGGATGGCGCAGGGCTTCCCGAGCGAGGCCATTCACCACGCCCTGGCAGCGGGCGACGCCCATATGCTGCGCGATATCCTGCTCAACCACGCCTGGAGCCTGTTTAATCACAGCGAGCTGGCCCTGCTGGAGGAGTCGCTCCGCGCCCTGCCGTGGGAAAGCCTGCTGGAAAATCCGCGTCTGGTGCTGCTGCAGGCCTGGCTGATGCAGAGCCAGCACCGCTACAGCGAAGTGAACACCCTGCTGGCCCGCGCCGAGCAGGAGATGAAAGGCGAGATGGACGCCGCCCTGCACGGCGAATTTAACGCCCTGCGCGCGCAGGTAGCCATCAACGACGGCGACCAGGAAGAGGCCGAGCGCCTGGCGATGGTCGCGCTGGAAGAGCTGCCGCTGGCGAACTTCTACAGCCGCATCGTTGCCACCTCGGTGCATGGCGAAGTGCTGCACTGTAAAGGCGATCTCACCCGCTCCCTGTCGCTGATGCAGCAGACCGAGCAGATGGCGCGCCGTCACGACGTCTGGCACTACGCCCTGTGGAGCCTGATCCAGCAGAGCGAAATTTTATTTGCCCAGGGCTTCCTGCAGGCCGCCTGGGAGACGCAGGAAAAAGCGTTCAACCTGATCCGCGATCAGCATCTGGAACAGCTGCCGATGCACGAGTTCCTGCTGCGCATTCGCGCCCAACTGCTGTGGGCGTGGGCACGTCTGGACGAAGCCGAAAGCACCGCCCGCATGGGGGTCAATGTGCTTTCCACCTACCAGCCGCAGCAGCAGCTGCAGTGTCTGGGCCTGCTGGTTCAGTGTTCCCTGGCGCGCGGCGATCTGGACAATGCCCGTAACCACCTTAACCGTCTGGAAAACCTGCTCGGCAACGGCCAGTACCACAGCGACTGGGTATCCAACGCCGATAAGGTGCGGGTGATCTACTGGCAGATGACCGGCGATAAGAAATCGGCGGCCAACTGGCTGCGCCAGACGCCGAAACCGGCGTTTGCCAATAACCACTTCCTGCAGAGCCAGTGGCGCAACATCGCCCGGGCGCAGATCCTGCTGGGCGAGTTTGAACCGGCAGAGATGGTGCTGGAAGAGCTGAACGAGAATGCCCGCAGCCTGCGTCTGATGAGCGATCTCAACCGCAACCTGCTGCTGCAAAACCAGCTCTACTGGCAGGCTGGCCGTAAGAATGACGCCCAGCGCGTGCTGCTGGAAGCGCTGCAGCTGGCGAACCGCACCGGGTTTATCAGCCACTTTGTGATTGAAGGCGAGACCATGGCGCAGCAGCTGCGCCAGCTTATTCAGCTCAATACCCTGCCGGAGCTGGATCAGCATCGCGCCCAGCGTATCCTGCGCGAGATTAACCAGCATCATCGCCACAAGTTTGCCCACTTTGACGAAACCTTCGTCGAGCGGCTGCTGACTCACCCGGAAGTGCCGGAGCTGATCCGCACCAGCCCGCTGACCCAGCGCGAATGGCAGGTGCTTGGGCTGATTTACTCAGGCTACAGCAATGAGCAGATTGCCGGTGAGCTGGCCGTGGCGGCCACCACCATTAAAACGCACATTCGTAATCTGTATCAGAAGCTGGGGGTTGCCCACCGTCAGGATGCGGTACAGCATGCGCAGCAGCTGTTGAAGATGATGGGGTATGGGGTGTAA
- the glpE gene encoding thiosulfate sulfurtransferase GlpE codes for MEQFECINVEEAHQKMHQGTAVLVDIRDPQSFAMGHTPGAFHLTNASLSEFMRDHDFDTPVMVMCYHGNSSKGAAQYLLQQGYDAVYSVDGGFDAWHRHFPAEVEHAGI; via the coding sequence ATGGAACAATTTGAATGTATTAACGTAGAAGAAGCCCATCAGAAGATGCACCAGGGCACGGCGGTGCTGGTGGATATTCGCGATCCGCAAAGTTTTGCGATGGGCCACACGCCGGGCGCATTCCATCTGACCAACGCCTCCCTCAGCGAGTTTATGCGCGACCACGATTTCGATACCCCGGTGATGGTGATGTGCTATCACGGCAACAGCAGCAAAGGTGCGGCGCAGTATCTGCTGCAGCAGGGCTATGACGCGGTTTACAGCGTGGACGGTGGATTCGATGCCTGGCACCGTCATTTCCCGGCAGAAGTCGAGCACGCCGGCATTTAG